One Coffea arabica cultivar ET-39 chromosome 5e, Coffea Arabica ET-39 HiFi, whole genome shotgun sequence DNA segment encodes these proteins:
- the LOC140007000 gene encoding L10-interacting MYB domain-containing protein-like, which produces MKKDPSIMKENMKWTLAMDEVFIQALLDQHYKGFRMDGTFTQTAYNNIINELKEKLGIEFTKSHLKNRLKTLKEHFKESYDFFRNGKLSGFSWNPFTKTWCAEPEVWEQLLQEKPEAIRWKTKVINH; this is translated from the exons ATGAAGAAAGATCCAAGCATCATGAAGGAAAACATGAAATGGACTCTAGCAATGGATGAAGTCTTCATTCAGGCCCTTTTGGATCAGCATTATAAAGGATTTCGCATGGATGGAACTTTTACACAAACTGCATACAATAATATTATCAATGAGTTGAAAGAGAAACTTGGAATAGAATTTACTAAAAGTCATTTGAAGAATCGACTGAAGACACTCAAGGAACACTTCAAAGAGTCCTATGATTTCTTTAGAAATGGAAAATTAAGTGGTTTTTCTTGGAACCCATTCACAAAAACTTGGTGTGCTGAACCTGAAGTTTGGGAACAACTTCTACAG GAAAAACCTGAAGCTATAAGGTGGAAGACTAAAGTTATCAACCATTAA
- the LOC113688262 gene encoding nuclear transcription factor Y subunit C-1-like → MENNSQQAQAAAAAAAAAQTSAAAYPGQPPYHHLLQQQQQQLQMFWNYQRQEIEQVNDFKNHQLPLARIKKIMKADEDVRMISAEAPILFAKACELFILELTIRSWLHAEENKRRTLQKNDIAAAITRTDIFDFLVDIVPRDEIKDEAAGLGVGVGVGMAPGGIPVGSAASGVPYYYPPLGQPAPPGVMIGRPAVDPSVYVQQPPPPSQAWQSVWQTSAADDGSYATGGGANGGSQGNLDGQG, encoded by the exons ATGGAAAACAACTCCCAGCAAGCCCAAGCGGCTGCGGCCGCGGCGGCGGCAGCGCAGACCTCGGCTGCTGCATACCCAGGTCAGCCGCCGTACCACCACCTTCTCCAACAACAGCAGCAACAGCTTCAAATGTTCTGGAACTACCAGAGACAAGAGATCGAGCAAGTGAACGACTTTAAGAATCACCAGCTGCCATTAGCCCGGATCAAGAAAATCATGAAGGCCGACGAAGACGTCCGGATGATCTCCGCTGAGGCCCCCATTCTCTTCGCCAAAGCCTGCGAGCTCTTCATCTTGGAGCTGACCATCCGCTCCTGGCTCCACGCCGAGGAGAACAAGAGGAGGACCCTCCAGAAGAACGATATTGCGGCGGCAATTACTAGGACCGACATTTTCGACTTTTTGGTCGACATTGTGCCGAGGGATGAGATCAAGGATGAGGCCGCCGGACTGGGAGTCGGCGTCGGAGTTGGGATGGCACCGGGAGGAATTCCTGTGGGGTCTGCTGCTAGTGGGGTGCCTTACTATTATCCCCCCTTGGGCCAGCCTGCTCCTCCTGGAGTGATGATCGGCAGGCCTGCTGTTGATCCGAGTGTTTATGTGCAGCAGCCGCCTCCGCCGTCGCAGGCCTGGCAGTCGGTTTGGCAGACGAGTGCGGCGGATGATGGGTCCTATGCTACTGGAGGTGGAGCCAATGGTGGCAGCCAGGGCAATCTTGACGGCCAAGG GTGA